The stretch of DNA TAAACTCCATAAAAAGCGGTGCAGGAGCCTTTTCCCGGTACATCCTTACAACGGCACGCGCTACGGATTCTGCATTTTCGAAATAGGCAATTGCAAAGGCCTTTTCTTTTGCAGGAACCAGCCTCATCCTTATGCGCGTAACAATACCCATCAAACCGTCGCCGCCGACAAAGAATTTTGTGAGATCGGTGCCGGCGGGTTTTCTTAATGCCTTCGAGCCTGTCTCGAGGATCTCTCCTGTGGGAAGGACAACCGTCAGGCCCAGGACATAATCTGCCGGTTTTCCGATACACGCGTCGATGATATGGCCGCTGGTATTGTTGGCCATCATCCCCCCCATCGTTGCAACCACCTTGCTCCCGGGGTAGACAGGCAGAAAAAAACCCTCTTTCGCCAGCAACAGATCAAGCGAATTGACCGTGATTCCGGGACCACATTCGAAATACCCGTAATCCGTGTTGATATCGACAAACTTCATCCTGCTTGTACTCAGAATGATACCCTTTTCAGGCGCCCTTGCCGAACCTGTAAAACTGGTGCCTGATCCTCTCGGGTAAACAGGAATATTTTCGCTGTTTGCCACTTTGAATATCCCGCTCACCTCTTTTTCGTCTTTGGGCTTCACCACAAGATAGGGTAGCTTCTCGTGCGACTCAAGATCCAGCTCGTACGGGTAGGCATCAAGCGTATTATTGATTAACTCGAAATAATTATCAGATACGTTTTTCTCGCCAACTATGTCTTTGATTTTTTCGTAAATGTGGCTGTTCATTGTACTGGCCCCTTGTTTGTTATGATTGTGTTGATTGCGCTCCTAATACACCAGTTTAATAATCCCGGAAATATCCGGCAGGTTTTCCAGGTCTCCCACAAGCTCAATAAGCTTGTGCGCCTTGTCTTCTGAAATAACACCCTCTGTCTGTGAAAGAAGCTTGGCGACAATCTCTTCATGCGACATGGGTTTCTGCGAATCTCCCTTACAATATATAGTCCTTTTTGTGTACATTTTCCCCTGAGTTGTTTTTACCTCGAGCAGCGTAATGGATTTTTCAGGCTCCCTGGCAAAGGCCTCGACAGCCTCGGGGAGGGTTTTAATCTTGACCTTCCGCATAAACTTTGGCATTTCGCTATCTCTAAACCGGTCATCAATGTACCAGGGCGGTCCAATCTTGTAACCCAGTGCGGCATTTGCAAAGGCCCACGGAACACTCCAGTAAGCGTCCTCCGGATTAGCGGGATTTATATTGTCATACGGGTAGCTCGTGATCTTGTCGTGGGCGTGGTAGGTGACCTCTTCAATATCCGACGGCTTCAGGCCTTCTGTTTTCATGATCTCCAACAGCGATTCGATCCCGGGCTGGGCCCATCTGCACGTTGGCCAGGGTTTGAAAGACATCGCGGTAGTAATGAAAAAGTCCTTACCCAAACCCTTCGTATACGTTTCCCAGTCGTTCCTGTCTGAGATGGTTGTCCAGTATGGATAGGGGTCATCGAGAATCTCATAAAAACCCGTATACCCTAACTTTGCGAGAAGAACTGCATTTATCGCAACGAAGTTGTGAAACTGATTTCCGCACTTTGACATGGAGGCCGGGA from Syntrophorhabdaceae bacterium encodes:
- a CDS encoding FAD-binding oxidoreductase, encoding MNSHIYEKIKDIVGEKNVSDNYFELINNTLDAYPYELDLESHEKLPYLVVKPKDEKEVSGIFKVANSENIPVYPRGSGTSFTGSARAPEKGIILSTSRMKFVDINTDYGYFECGPGITVNSLDLLLAKEGFFLPVYPGSKVVATMGGMMANNTSGHIIDACIGKPADYVLGLTVVLPTGEILETGSKALRKPAGTDLTKFFVGGDGLMGIVTRIRMRLVPAKEKAFAIAYFENAESVARAVVRMYREKAPAPLFMEFMDKVTTTIGFEHAGLPVPPGCAIFFASLGASKDEASRNVQSLLEVMKKENPIRMEEIRDLTVWTKIWTAREVIIASLMQKHDGQFTGPEIVSSLADLVECIKELEHYVDKKPVFKGLPFYLLGHIGALTFHPTLIVPKNLDNETKRSIVAAGLEVESEMNLRFGTCGGEWGQFGKRNTFFKQRYGDKAYDLVRQTKRVFDPNDILSRGLLSP
- a CDS encoding MmgE/PrpD family protein, whose translation is MNVTRDIVSYIAGARFENIPEEAVARLKQFILDEIGNALGGSVLRSGKIIIEWGKQMGGAPESTIFANGTKVPAGIASGVNTQLCMGVELMETYKNMCHPGSGMVMTALALGERNNLSGKQILTAVCTAYDVTGRIIDATFPSPEYKKKVWNQNWQGCGPLVTAIKLLGLNEEESMNAFGMGLGQGPTMNVHNILYVPASMSKCGNQFHNFVAINAVLLAKLGYTGFYEILDDPYPYWTTISDRNDWETYTKGLGKDFFITTAMSFKPWPTCRWAQPGIESLLEIMKTEGLKPSDIEEVTYHAHDKITSYPYDNINPANPEDAYWSVPWAFANAALGYKIGPPWYIDDRFRDSEMPKFMRKVKIKTLPEAVEAFAREPEKSITLLEVKTTQGKMYTKRTIYCKGDSQKPMSHEEIVAKLLSQTEGVISEDKAHKLIELVGDLENLPDISGIIKLVY